One region of Triticum aestivum cultivar Chinese Spring chromosome 6B, IWGSC CS RefSeq v2.1, whole genome shotgun sequence genomic DNA includes:
- the LOC123139327 gene encoding putative clathrin assembly protein At5g35200 isoform X1 — protein MAGGGTSIRKYVGALKDSTTVSIAKVNSDYKQLDIAIVKATNHVERPAKEKYIRDIFMHLNSGRARADVAYCIRALARRLSKTRNWAVALKTLIVIHRALREVDPSFRDELVSYGRSSGQMLHMSYFKDDSSPDAWDHSAWIRNYALFLEERLESFRVLNYDVELDPLGTRDVDTTGLLAQLPALSQLLFRLISCQPHGSSSYNTIIQHALSMVATESVRIQTAINDGILNLVDKFFDMHRDDAIRALDIYKKALKQAGQLSGFYETCKTIHIGRDEKLLTIEQPPASFLQAMEDYVRDAPLASKNQAVLAIEYNRKPEEEEASTPPPPPPQVSTSEKEPEPEPVKKVVPRVEQIDLLGMDEPIPDTSELDQNNALALAIVEPDNAPKAAVSSENVATSWELALVTAPSASENVATSRNLAGGLDLLTLDSLYDDAHRHTQQNASYNPWEQPAPASSAPMMQQQYQPQPMHNPLYASAQQQQAFMLQQQQAFVLQQQHQYQQQYQQMMMMGAPSLHRQASSNPSLHRQASSNPSLHRQASSNPSFHRQASSNPFDRSYVPAGGYPNAPAMQLHTGNAYNGTGMM, from the exons ATGGCCGGCGGCGGGACCAGCATCAGGAAGTATGTGGGCGCCCTCAAGGACTCCACCACCGTCAGCATCGCCAAAGTCAACAGCGACTACAAG CAACTGGACATCGCGATCGTCAAGGCCACCAACCATGTGGAGAGGCCTGCAAAGGAGAAGTACATCAGAG ACATTTTCATGCATCTTAATTCCGGGCGGGCTCGGGCGGACGTGGCCTACTGCATCCGCGCCCTCGCGAGGCGCCTCTCCAAGACGCGCAACTGGGCG GTTGCACTGAAGACGCTAATTGTCATACACCGTGCCCTTCGCGAGGTCGACCCTTCTTTCCGTGATGAGCTCGTCAGTTACGGAAGATCTAGCGGCCAGATGCTACACATGTCCTATTTCAAAGATGACTCCAGCCCTGATG CTTGGGATCACTCTGCTTGGATACGCAATTATGCTTTATTTTTGGAAGAGAGGCTCGAATCTTTCCGTGTGCTGAATTATGATGTCGAACTGGATCCATTG GGAACACGAGATGTTGATACAACTGGTTTGCTTGCACAACTGCCAGCATTGTCGCAGCTTCTTTTTCGGCTAATTAGTTGTCAG CCGCATGGGTCATCATCTTATAACACCATAATCCAGCATGCCCTTTCAATG GTTGCTACGGAGAGTGTTAGGATCCAGACAGCCATCAATGATGGCATACTCAATCTAGTTGACAAG TTCTTCGATATGCATAGGGACGACGCTATTAGGGCCCTCGATATATACAAAAAAGCACTTAAGCAG GCAGGGCAACTTTCTGGATTTTATGAGACATGTAAAACCATACATATTGGGCGGGATGAGAAGCTGTTAACAATCGAGCAG CCTCCTGCGTCATTCTTGCAAGCTATGGAAGATTATGTGAGAGATGCTCCCCTTGCTTCAAAAAACCAG GCTGTACTGGCAATAGAGTACAACAGAAAACCAGAAGAGGAAGAAGCATcaactccaccaccacctcctcctcaagTATCAACTTCAGAGAAAGAACCAGAACCAGAGCCGGTTAAAAAAGTCGTGCCTAGAGTCGAGCAAATAGATTTGCTG GGGATGGATGAGCCGATCCCTGACACGTCCGAGCTAGATCAAAACAATGCTTTGGCCTTGGCAATTGTTGAACCAG ATAATGCGCCTAAAGCTGCTGTTAGTTCCGAAAACGTCGCCACTAGCTGGGAGCTGGCTCTGGTCACAGCACCCAGTGCAAGTGAAAATGTTGCTACTTCAAGAAACTTG GCCGGTGGACTGGACCTGCTCACCCTCGACAGCCTCTACGACGACGCGCACCGGCACACGCAGCAGAACGCAAGCTACAACCCCTGGGAGCAGCCGGCCCCGGCTTCATCGGCTCCAATGATGCAGCAGCAGTATCAACCGCAGCCGATGCACAACCCGTTGTACGCCTCGGCGCAGCAGCAGCAGGCCTTCATGCTCCAGCAGCAGCAGGCCTTCGTGCTCCAGCAGCAGCACCAGTACCAGCAGCAGTACCAGCAGATGATGATGATGGGCGCGCCGTCCCTCCATCGCCAGGCGTCCTCCAACCCGTCGCTCCATCGTCAGGCGTCCTCCAACCCGTCGCTCCATCGCCAGGCGTCCTCCAACCCGTCCTTCCATCGCCAGGCGTCCTCCAACCCGTTCGACAGATCATACGTGCCGGCAGGTGGTTACCCTAATGCTCCGGCGATGCAGCTCCACACCGGCAACGCCTACAATGGGACCGGCATGATGTAG
- the LOC123139327 gene encoding putative clathrin assembly protein At5g35200 isoform X2, translating into MAGGGTSIRKYVGALKDSTTVSIAKVNSDYKQLDIAIVKATNHVERPAKEKYIRDIFMHLNSGRARADVAYCIRALARRLSKTRNWAVALKTLIVIHRALREVDPSFRDELVSYGRSSGQMLHMSYFKDDSSPDAWDHSAWIRNYALFLEERLESFRVLNYDVELDPLGTRDVDTTGLLAQLPALSQLLFRLISCQPHGSSSYNTIIQHALSMVATESVRIQTAINDGILNLVDKFFDMHRDDAIRALDIYKKALKQAGQLSGFYETCKTIHIGRDEKLLTIEQPPASFLQAMEDYVRDAPLASKNQAVLAIEYNRKPEEEEASTPPPPPPQVSTSEKEPEPEPVKKVVPRVEQIDLLGMDEPIPDTSELDQNNALALAIVEPDNAPKAAVSSENVATSWELALVTAPSASENVATSRNLAGGLDLLTLDSLYDDAHRHTQQNASYNPWEQPAPASSAPMMQQQYQPQPMHNPLYASAQQQQAFMLQQQQAFVLQQQHQYQQQYQQMMMMGAPSLHRQASSNPSLHRQASSNPSFHRQASSNPFDRSYVPAGGYPNAPAMQLHTGNAYNGTGMM; encoded by the exons ATGGCCGGCGGCGGGACCAGCATCAGGAAGTATGTGGGCGCCCTCAAGGACTCCACCACCGTCAGCATCGCCAAAGTCAACAGCGACTACAAG CAACTGGACATCGCGATCGTCAAGGCCACCAACCATGTGGAGAGGCCTGCAAAGGAGAAGTACATCAGAG ACATTTTCATGCATCTTAATTCCGGGCGGGCTCGGGCGGACGTGGCCTACTGCATCCGCGCCCTCGCGAGGCGCCTCTCCAAGACGCGCAACTGGGCG GTTGCACTGAAGACGCTAATTGTCATACACCGTGCCCTTCGCGAGGTCGACCCTTCTTTCCGTGATGAGCTCGTCAGTTACGGAAGATCTAGCGGCCAGATGCTACACATGTCCTATTTCAAAGATGACTCCAGCCCTGATG CTTGGGATCACTCTGCTTGGATACGCAATTATGCTTTATTTTTGGAAGAGAGGCTCGAATCTTTCCGTGTGCTGAATTATGATGTCGAACTGGATCCATTG GGAACACGAGATGTTGATACAACTGGTTTGCTTGCACAACTGCCAGCATTGTCGCAGCTTCTTTTTCGGCTAATTAGTTGTCAG CCGCATGGGTCATCATCTTATAACACCATAATCCAGCATGCCCTTTCAATG GTTGCTACGGAGAGTGTTAGGATCCAGACAGCCATCAATGATGGCATACTCAATCTAGTTGACAAG TTCTTCGATATGCATAGGGACGACGCTATTAGGGCCCTCGATATATACAAAAAAGCACTTAAGCAG GCAGGGCAACTTTCTGGATTTTATGAGACATGTAAAACCATACATATTGGGCGGGATGAGAAGCTGTTAACAATCGAGCAG CCTCCTGCGTCATTCTTGCAAGCTATGGAAGATTATGTGAGAGATGCTCCCCTTGCTTCAAAAAACCAG GCTGTACTGGCAATAGAGTACAACAGAAAACCAGAAGAGGAAGAAGCATcaactccaccaccacctcctcctcaagTATCAACTTCAGAGAAAGAACCAGAACCAGAGCCGGTTAAAAAAGTCGTGCCTAGAGTCGAGCAAATAGATTTGCTG GGGATGGATGAGCCGATCCCTGACACGTCCGAGCTAGATCAAAACAATGCTTTGGCCTTGGCAATTGTTGAACCAG ATAATGCGCCTAAAGCTGCTGTTAGTTCCGAAAACGTCGCCACTAGCTGGGAGCTGGCTCTGGTCACAGCACCCAGTGCAAGTGAAAATGTTGCTACTTCAAGAAACTTG GCCGGTGGACTGGACCTGCTCACCCTCGACAGCCTCTACGACGACGCGCACCGGCACACGCAGCAGAACGCAAGCTACAACCCCTGGGAGCAGCCGGCCCCGGCTTCATCGGCTCCAATGATGCAGCAGCAGTATCAACCGCAGCCGATGCACAACCCGTTGTACGCCTCGGCGCAGCAGCAGCAGGCCTTCATGCTCCAGCAGCAGCAGGCCTTCGTGCTCCAGCAGCAGCACCAGTACCAGCAGCAGTACCAGCAGATGATGATGATGGGCGCGCCGTCCCTCCATCGCCAG GCGTCCTCCAACCCGTCGCTCCATCGCCAGGCGTCCTCCAACCCGTCCTTCCATCGCCAGGCGTCCTCCAACCCGTTCGACAGATCATACGTGCCGGCAGGTGGTTACCCTAATGCTCCGGCGATGCAGCTCCACACCGGCAACGCCTACAATGGGACCGGCATGATGTAG
- the LOC123139327 gene encoding putative clathrin assembly protein At5g35200 isoform X3 translates to MAGGGTSIRKYVGALKDSTTVSIAKVNSDYKQLDIAIVKATNHVERPAKEKYIRDIFMHLNSGRARADVAYCIRALARRLSKTRNWAVALKTLIVIHRALREVDPSFRDELVSYGRSSGQMLHMSYFKDDSSPDAWDHSAWIRNYALFLEERLESFRVLNYDVELDPLGTRDVDTTGLLAQLPALSQLLFRLISCQPHGSSSYNTIIQHALSMVATESVRIQTAINDGILNLVDKFFDMHRDDAIRALDIYKKALKQAGQLSGFYETCKTIHIGRDEKLLTIEQPPASFLQAMEDYVRDAPLASKNQAVLAIEYNRKPEEEEASTPPPPPPQVSTSEKEPEPEPVKKVVPRVEQIDLLGMDEPIPDTSELDQNNALALAIVEPDNAPKAAVSSENVATSWELALVTAPSAGGLDLLTLDSLYDDAHRHTQQNASYNPWEQPAPASSAPMMQQQYQPQPMHNPLYASAQQQQAFMLQQQQAFVLQQQHQYQQQYQQMMMMGAPSLHRQASSNPSLHRQASSNPSLHRQASSNPSFHRQASSNPFDRSYVPAGGYPNAPAMQLHTGNAYNGTGMM, encoded by the exons ATGGCCGGCGGCGGGACCAGCATCAGGAAGTATGTGGGCGCCCTCAAGGACTCCACCACCGTCAGCATCGCCAAAGTCAACAGCGACTACAAG CAACTGGACATCGCGATCGTCAAGGCCACCAACCATGTGGAGAGGCCTGCAAAGGAGAAGTACATCAGAG ACATTTTCATGCATCTTAATTCCGGGCGGGCTCGGGCGGACGTGGCCTACTGCATCCGCGCCCTCGCGAGGCGCCTCTCCAAGACGCGCAACTGGGCG GTTGCACTGAAGACGCTAATTGTCATACACCGTGCCCTTCGCGAGGTCGACCCTTCTTTCCGTGATGAGCTCGTCAGTTACGGAAGATCTAGCGGCCAGATGCTACACATGTCCTATTTCAAAGATGACTCCAGCCCTGATG CTTGGGATCACTCTGCTTGGATACGCAATTATGCTTTATTTTTGGAAGAGAGGCTCGAATCTTTCCGTGTGCTGAATTATGATGTCGAACTGGATCCATTG GGAACACGAGATGTTGATACAACTGGTTTGCTTGCACAACTGCCAGCATTGTCGCAGCTTCTTTTTCGGCTAATTAGTTGTCAG CCGCATGGGTCATCATCTTATAACACCATAATCCAGCATGCCCTTTCAATG GTTGCTACGGAGAGTGTTAGGATCCAGACAGCCATCAATGATGGCATACTCAATCTAGTTGACAAG TTCTTCGATATGCATAGGGACGACGCTATTAGGGCCCTCGATATATACAAAAAAGCACTTAAGCAG GCAGGGCAACTTTCTGGATTTTATGAGACATGTAAAACCATACATATTGGGCGGGATGAGAAGCTGTTAACAATCGAGCAG CCTCCTGCGTCATTCTTGCAAGCTATGGAAGATTATGTGAGAGATGCTCCCCTTGCTTCAAAAAACCAG GCTGTACTGGCAATAGAGTACAACAGAAAACCAGAAGAGGAAGAAGCATcaactccaccaccacctcctcctcaagTATCAACTTCAGAGAAAGAACCAGAACCAGAGCCGGTTAAAAAAGTCGTGCCTAGAGTCGAGCAAATAGATTTGCTG GGGATGGATGAGCCGATCCCTGACACGTCCGAGCTAGATCAAAACAATGCTTTGGCCTTGGCAATTGTTGAACCAG ATAATGCGCCTAAAGCTGCTGTTAGTTCCGAAAACGTCGCCACTAGCTGGGAGCTGGCTCTGGTCACAGCACCCAGT GCCGGTGGACTGGACCTGCTCACCCTCGACAGCCTCTACGACGACGCGCACCGGCACACGCAGCAGAACGCAAGCTACAACCCCTGGGAGCAGCCGGCCCCGGCTTCATCGGCTCCAATGATGCAGCAGCAGTATCAACCGCAGCCGATGCACAACCCGTTGTACGCCTCGGCGCAGCAGCAGCAGGCCTTCATGCTCCAGCAGCAGCAGGCCTTCGTGCTCCAGCAGCAGCACCAGTACCAGCAGCAGTACCAGCAGATGATGATGATGGGCGCGCCGTCCCTCCATCGCCAGGCGTCCTCCAACCCGTCGCTCCATCGTCAGGCGTCCTCCAACCCGTCGCTCCATCGCCAGGCGTCCTCCAACCCGTCCTTCCATCGCCAGGCGTCCTCCAACCCGTTCGACAGATCATACGTGCCGGCAGGTGGTTACCCTAATGCTCCGGCGATGCAGCTCCACACCGGCAACGCCTACAATGGGACCGGCATGATGTAG